A DNA window from Desulfatibacillum aliphaticivorans DSM 15576 contains the following coding sequences:
- a CDS encoding DUF350 domain-containing protein: MMQELILTGHGFVYAVIVMVYVVIAKKIMDWRTKDMDDDYEIEEKSNPAVGLQRAGLYLGIALGMSGALTGGSMGFVKDIVTLAWEGALIVILLFIAREVCDRVILSGIDNDAEAADGNAAVGFAELGVYVASGLILAGAFAGEGGGLLSALVFFALGQLVLFILYFVYEKATPFNIREEIKNGNAAAGLNAAGMMAALGVILRSSIAGPAMGWSQDLSAFAVSAGAGLVMLFIFRWVIDWLLLPNTDYETEIKRDQNMAAIALTEGVLLSVAIIIAAVL, encoded by the coding sequence ATGATGCAGGAACTCATATTGACGGGGCACGGATTTGTTTACGCCGTAATCGTTATGGTCTATGTAGTGATCGCCAAAAAAATCATGGATTGGCGCACCAAAGACATGGACGACGACTATGAAATCGAGGAAAAAAGCAACCCGGCCGTGGGCTTGCAAAGGGCGGGGCTGTATTTGGGCATCGCCCTGGGCATGAGCGGCGCTTTGACGGGCGGCTCCATGGGATTCGTCAAGGACATAGTTACCCTGGCCTGGGAAGGCGCCTTGATTGTAATCCTGCTTTTCATAGCCCGCGAGGTGTGCGACCGGGTCATTTTAAGCGGCATAGACAACGACGCGGAAGCGGCCGACGGAAACGCGGCCGTGGGATTCGCCGAACTGGGCGTGTACGTCGCTTCCGGCCTGATCCTCGCCGGAGCCTTTGCAGGGGAGGGCGGGGGCCTATTAAGCGCGTTGGTTTTTTTCGCCTTGGGACAGTTGGTGCTATTTATCCTGTATTTCGTCTATGAAAAAGCCACGCCCTTCAACATTCGGGAAGAAATTAAAAACGGCAACGCCGCCGCCGGACTCAACGCCGCAGGCATGATGGCCGCCCTGGGAGTCATACTCCGCTCGAGCATCGCAGGCCCGGCCATGGGGTGGAGCCAGGATCTTTCCGCCTTCGCCGTCAGCGCCGGAGCAGGGCTTGTTATGCTGTTCATTTTCCGGTGGGTGATTGATTGGCTGCTGCTGCCCAACACGGACTACGAAACGGAAATCAAACGGGATCAAAACATGGCGGCCATCGCCCTCACGGAAGGCGTGCTGCTTTCCGTGGCCATCATCATCGCCGCTGTGCTTTGA
- a CDS encoding polyamine aminopropyltransferase → MTKSINQENGRTGNKHPRFASFLLGFSMFATGACGLVFEYILSTVSTYILGNSIEQFSITIALMLLMMGVAGYVQKFMSDRYLIEKFIFLETFLALLGGYAPIAIYASFGFVPDHFMVINYFFVMAIGFLIGFEIPLVLRINEKYSETLGTNIAGVVGPDYIGSFVGAIVWTFFLLKTFPLTEISFLVGGTNFFIAAITFMYFMKYGLVRYRIICVILIVISAALLAFGYLSNRDWNLNLEQKLYDSKIVFSKTTKYQRLVLTHDAPLNDYRFFINGNLQFSSVDEAIYHEHLVHPAFALVQNPERVLILGGGDGLALREVLKHPQVKNVLLVDLDPDMVKVCSTNSILTRLNNHAFDDAKVIAKASEAISGDGRTRVFQDTGKVRPSGEPETQRIASVKIMNVDADRFLDQAPGQWDIVIIDFPDPSSVELVKLYSREFYRKLARAAAPGAMVVVQATSPYHARESYLCIRRTLESAGWKTLPYHDNVPSFGDWGWLLAWKNRGESEIREKIAAMESFGVDTAYLTPDAFRAALSFGKGALETKETRVNTLMEPALLTYYLDDSWKAE, encoded by the coding sequence ATGACTAAATCAATTAATCAAGAAAACGGCCGCACAGGGAATAAACATCCCCGGTTCGCCTCCTTTTTGCTTGGATTCAGCATGTTCGCCACCGGGGCGTGCGGGCTCGTTTTCGAGTACATCCTCAGCACGGTTTCCACTTACATTCTGGGCAACTCCATTGAGCAGTTCAGCATCACCATCGCCCTCATGCTTTTGATGATGGGCGTGGCCGGATACGTCCAGAAATTCATGTCCGACCGCTATCTGATCGAAAAATTCATATTCCTGGAAACCTTCCTGGCTTTATTGGGCGGTTACGCGCCCATCGCCATATACGCCTCGTTCGGATTCGTCCCGGACCATTTCATGGTCATCAATTATTTTTTCGTCATGGCCATCGGGTTTCTTATCGGCTTTGAAATCCCCCTGGTCCTGCGGATAAACGAAAAATACTCCGAAACCCTGGGAACCAATATCGCCGGGGTGGTGGGGCCGGATTACATAGGGTCCTTTGTGGGCGCCATAGTTTGGACATTTTTCCTGCTGAAGACCTTTCCTTTGACGGAAATCAGCTTTCTGGTGGGCGGAACCAACTTTTTTATCGCGGCGATCACTTTCATGTATTTCATGAAATACGGTTTAGTAAGATACCGGATTATTTGTGTAATTTTAATAGTTATATCCGCCGCGCTTTTGGCTTTTGGATACCTTAGCAACCGGGATTGGAACCTGAATCTGGAGCAAAAGCTCTATGACAGCAAAATCGTTTTTTCCAAAACCACCAAATACCAAAGGCTGGTTTTGACTCACGACGCCCCTTTGAACGACTACCGGTTTTTCATCAACGGAAACCTTCAATTTTCCAGCGTGGACGAAGCCATCTACCACGAGCACCTGGTGCACCCGGCCTTCGCCCTGGTTCAAAACCCGGAGCGGGTGCTTATTTTGGGAGGAGGGGACGGCCTGGCCTTGCGGGAGGTCTTGAAACACCCCCAGGTGAAAAATGTGCTGCTGGTGGACCTGGACCCGGACATGGTAAAAGTGTGCTCCACCAATTCCATCCTGACCCGGCTGAACAATCACGCCTTTGATGACGCAAAGGTTATCGCAAAAGCGTCTGAGGCAATTTCCGGAGACGGCCGGACCCGCGTGTTTCAGGATACGGGCAAGGTACGGCCAAGCGGAGAGCCGGAAACGCAAAGGATCGCTTCGGTAAAAATCATGAATGTGGATGCGGACCGGTTTCTGGATCAGGCCCCCGGCCAGTGGGACATTGTAATTATCGATTTTCCCGACCCGTCTTCCGTGGAGTTGGTCAAGCTCTATTCCCGGGAGTTTTACCGCAAATTGGCCAGGGCCGCAGCGCCGGGCGCCATGGTCGTGGTGCAGGCGACTTCCCCGTATCACGCCAGGGAATCCTATTTATGCATCCGCCGCACCTTGGAATCCGCCGGCTGGAAAACCCTGCCGTATCATGACAATGTGCCGTCTTTTGGAGACTGGGGATGGCTCCTGGCCTGGAAAAACAGGGGCGAGAGTGAAATCCGGGAGAAAATCGCCGCAATGGAATCCTTTGGGGTGGATACAGCCTACCTGACCCCGGATGCGTTCCGCGCTGCTCTGTCGTTCGGAAAAGGCGCTCTTGAAACCAAGGAAACCAGGGTTAACACCCTTATGGAGCCCGCTTTACTAACCTACTATCTGGACGATAGCTGGAAGGCGGAATAG